DNA sequence from the Hippopotamus amphibius kiboko isolate mHipAmp2 chromosome 1, mHipAmp2.hap2, whole genome shotgun sequence genome:
GGAAACATATTTTAATTGTACAATCATGTCAGATAAGCTGAACATACATAGTCAAACACATTAAACATTCTAAATAATGAGTCACTGTACTTACTCTGCGTTTTTTCTGAAGTTTATACTTTGATTCACTATATGGTGGGACACAGTAGTTTTTTTCAAAATCAGGAGTAATGACGGCTTTCTGCAAAAGCTACAAAAATATTACattggttttaaaataatgtcagaatgtcattttttttgacatttttgcCTTATAAAGGAAACAATCTCCCACACCGAAGACTACTTCAGCTATATTAACCTTCTTTATGGACAGACAGACTACTGCAAAACTGTGTTCttaaatttgtaaattatatcaaaataaaaatgctttaggAGACAAAATGAAGGATTATCTTAGGGAATCTGTAAAAATCAATATTCaactcaaatttctttttctaatctgaATCTGTACACACCAGATATACATTAATGTGTCCACTTTCATGTCATTGGTTTGCAACCAGCCACCTGTACCAACCAActggaaaataaagacaacaGGAACAATACCATAGAGTTCCTAAACTCCCTGGGAAAAAACCTGACAACAGGAACAATGCCATAGAGTTCCTAAACTCCCTGGGAAAAAACCTGACTAGGCTTTAATAAGTTCTTCTGATGGTGGTAAAACAGCTTTCTGTGATCTCAGGAGATCAGCTAGACTAAGAACAGCAGTACAGACTTTGATTAAACAACGTATGCTTTTTACGGTATACCAGTGAAATCAAGCCATCAAGCAAACATGCTTTTTGCAACCCAACAACATATCAAAGATGCTCTTTCAATGTCAATTCATACAAAGGTCATCTTCgttctttttaatagctgctatacacaatttttcttctttttagtttaATAGTCTCCATTTAACTTTTCTCCATTAAACACCGTAAACATCATCTCTGCACATTTGTGATTATTTCTGTAAAACGGATTCcaaaatgtgtcatttaaattttGACAGGTACTATTAAACTGCCTTGCATCCAAGTAGTATAAACTCCTACCAAgagttaatcagtaccattttctttacATAGCCAACACTGGAGATTATCTGTTTGTGTTCTGTCAGTGTTACTTGATGAGTGTTTCCATTTGCTGTTGATCatctttttgtgtatttattagcTGTATACTGCAATATAAGTCTTCTTCTGTGGAATGCCTGTATTTTTGGGgggttctttttaatttttatacagacTTGTGTTCCTATTAATTTGTAGAAATGTATTTTGTATCTTAGTAGTATTAACCTATGGTCTTTTACTTGTCTTTAAGGTGTTTTTATTTgcgtaagttttaaaattttatgtagtcaaatttgCTCATCATTTCCTAAGTGTCTTCTGCATTTCTTTGTTATTTGCCTAGGGTGACGAAATACCGTCAATACTGTATATGTGACTAAAAGGAACCTCAGGGTAATTAGTCATTTCCTCAGTACAAGAACTAAAGATGACTGCTCCTTGGCCCTCAAAGCAGTTCACAGGAATACAGCAAATATTAATTTGGTCAATAACATTTGAAATAAtcaatttagaaataaatcatCAATTCAGAAATCCTCAATTCAGGTTCAGGACTAGAAGTTGCTGTGTAGCACAGTAGCAGTCTAGACTTTGCTATCAAAGACAGCAtgatatttatttaatagatttaataatcaaattattatatattataattaacagatttaataattaaattatatattatgattattaatagatttaataattaaataattaaagagaGCTGGTTGTGTGTCAAGTACCAGAGTAGGGTTTAGGTTGGTTCTCAACTGAGAGCAACTGGCAATATCTGAAGACAttttgaggtgggggtgggggttgctcTGGTAGAGATGGGTGCTACTGGCACCTACAGGGTAGTGCTGAGGGATGgggctaaacatcctacaatgcacaggacatctTCCCACAACAAAGAACGATCCAACCCCAAACATTAGTTTTACTGAGATTGAGAAATCCTGTTTCAGGAATACAAAGATAAAAGACAGTAAAATAACAATGAATACCACATGATCAATAATCACTTAGATCTATACTGGGTGttgcagaagcagagagaaggcaggggTAAGGACTAGGGTCAAAGAGTGGTTCCTAAAGGTAGTGATCTATGATCTCTGCACTGGCCTGGGATAGAGCAGGGTGTTCAGGAACCTACAGTAAGAACACAGCAGGTGGACAGTCAGAGCTAGAGAAACAGAGCCACCTTGAAGGCTCTGAGGAACCACTACAGGACTTAAACAGAATATCATGTTCAGATCTGTGTTTTGAGAAAGAGAACTCTAGCAAGACCACGGAAGATGGCTTGAAGAAGATTAAGGAGGCCACTACAGTAGtctagatgaaaaataaaatagatgtcaCTAGCCAGTGACAGTGGGGTGGAAAGGAGGGAGCAGAGTAGAAAGTATATAAGCACCGTCCCCTAGGCTTCGTTATTGACTGCAAAAGGGAAACAGATTTTGGTGTCATTAACCAGGATAAATACAAAAGGAGGAGCTGGCTTAGGTAGGGAAGAGAAGGACAATTAGCAAAGTCAAGTGCCTGAGCACATCTGAATGAACAAATAGGCACCTGGATTTAAAGACGTAGGCTAGAAAGTATTGATATTACAGATCTGGGACAAAACCATTCAAAGTGGCAGCCGAAACTGAGAGTTTGGATGAGGTTACCTAACCTGTAATTTCCTTCTGAAAATATACCTACAATTTTATGTCTACGCACACATGTGCTCTTTTTCCTTGTGGGGTTAGTGGGCACTCAGCTTTCATATTTTCAACAGAGTCCAAAGCAGTTAAGAACTAAAAGAAtagcaagaaaaggaaacacaaccCCTGGGACTATAACTGGTGGTTGCAAGAAGAGAAACACGGATCCTGTATTACTTTAATTTTCAAGTCTCATCTCTTATAGCTGGGACtctgtaataaaaaagaataaatgactgtcctggaaagagggaaaaaaggagaacaGTAGGCTAATGTGGTTTCACTGTAGGAAAATTAGTCTCTTACCAAGGACTAACCATTTTTAGAAGTGACTGGTTAGTTCTATGAAAATCAGTGGGATACTTTGTGTAGCttacctcatttttctttttctccttgatCTGTGTTAGGATTCTCTTGTTCAACTGTAGCTTGTCTgcattaaaattaatatacaaaccACCCAACTGCTTAATATTCAGACCAGGATCTATGCTGCTGCTAGTCAACTTCAGACTGAAAGAGAAATGATCACTTTTAAGTGATTCAGAAATGATCTTCACATCATTTAGTAATTCAAAATGGAAACAACTGAGACTATTTTCATTTAGAAGAACATTATGAAATGAATAATGAATTAAGCCTTTTGGAAGCACATCCAAATTTATTTCCCAGATTTTCTTAAAAGAGGATTAAGGCCATGTTATACGCCAACAGACCTCATATAGggattttataaagaaagaattacagaaaagaggaagaaatatatCCAGCAATTTAGCTCAACTTCATGTACAGGTAGTGAGTTAATATATGTCCATATACTTCCATCTCGAGAGCCAATGAGAAAGACAGGGTCTTCTACTCCGAACTTCTAAGTTATCCAAACTTGTAATGTTTTTCTGGGTAATTTAAGGGCACTGAGTAGTGCCTCTAAATCAGTGAGTTTTAAACAATGAGGATCTGTATTTTCCAATGGAgctcaaaaaaatatataactgtcATACCCCAGATCCACCAAATCAGAATCTTCTGCAGTTGACTTGGGCTCCTGCTGTAGGTATGTAAGGAGAATTTCTACTTTACATATTACTGAAGAGTCCTTTTTATAAGCAAGTACACTTGGACTTAGAGTCAGTTTCTTCCCTAATTATTCATATAAACTGAGCAGCTAAAAGTTTTGATTATCAACCTCTACTGGAAAGTGAAATCACTCAACTGTGGTGCCTTGGCAGGGATTCTCAACCCTCAGTGTACATTACAATTatcctggggaggggggtgtgtggcttttaaaaaaataagtacacCTGAGACTAGCCTCCGAGATTTCACTGGTTTAGAATGATGCCCGGGCATCTGTTAATGTATAGGTCCTGACCAAGGATACCTGTATTTCCAGTAGATACACTGCCACCAAGGGCGTATGCCtaggaaaaacaaatttgaaaaacagaacaaaagaaaccaaagaaatagCTCCCAAAGAGTACTTTTTAATGGGTGATAGATGGGATTATaggttattatttttctcatgtgttcctctatttttcaatttctctacaATCAACATGTAGAAAAAACCAAGTTACCTCCCTTCCCTTTTATATGTTGCTCTTAATAATCACACAAGAAAACCTTAACAGATGATTTTTAATATACCACCAAACGGAGTACCTTTAGCTCTCATTGGTGGGAAAAATGACTAACAAAGGTACCCACATAAACAAGGGAAATGCTGGATTAAAAAGCTCTTCCataaagaaaacccaaagcagtagtttttttcagtttctatgctttgtaatatttttatggTAATTCAGCTATTCAAACATGTAacaaaaatttacttaaaaaaataaaaacttacagtTTAGATTTTGTGCTATTTAGTAAGCTGTCTTCATCACTAAAATCATTATCTTTACTTGTGTCACCATCTGATGGTTCTTCTTCactgtcttcttcctcttccctttcttcctcagtGGCGACCTCACTTGCCTTCTCTTCCTCATCCAAGTAAAAATTTTTATCAGCACTCAATCCAGGAGTTGTGTCAATTACAAACAatgcattgtcacctgatacatTTTCTGAGTTTCCATTTAATGACTCTTTTTTACCACTATTTTCAACAAAACACACAGTGTCCTCTTCATCCTCACTGTTTTCAGACTGCTGGCTTTCATCACTGCTGAGAACTAATAAAACAGAGTCATCTTTATCCTGAGATGTGTTGAGCTCAAGTTTACATAGGTTGGTATTACACTCAAAATCTACATCCCTTTCTTTGCGCGTGTCTTCGCTAACACCTGTAACTGTGCACTCTCCTTCATcgctatcaccaccatcaccaagtTCCGTCCAGTCACTTGTTTTTATGGAGCTCTTTCCCTCTTCATTCCATCTGTCCACTTCCACAACTGCAAATGTCTGAGCTAACGATTTCATTACAGCTTCACAGTCCAGATTTGAGGACTTTGATGTGGTTTTGTTACTTTCAGGGGTTGAATGCCTTTGAGAAACTAACTGCTGCAGGCTAGAGACCTGAGGTTCAGAAAgactctccagctgagaatttttctcattaatttcttTTCCCTCATCTATTATTCCTTTGGCTTTTTCATTTAAACTCTTACAATtctgctttattatttctttaagaagTGAAACATtgtcttgtttctcttctcttataTTCAAACGTCGCTGTTTTTGTACTATTagcttttcttctgaattttcaaAGAAGGAATCATTTTCAGGGTCATTATAAAtttcattattagagaaatctgGCTTATTTATCTGAGAAAGTGATCTTGCTAATAAACGAGAAGAAGTTCGTCTGGTATCTGAATCCAAATTCACAGGTGTATTTataatttgcttttcatttcctgGTACAACCTCAGTATCATTCTCAGTTTCTGCCTGTAATTTCCTCTGCATACTCCTTGTTGTTCTCCTAGTTGCAATTCCAGAATATGAAGAAATATCTGAGCATGATGACTCAGCATCAGAAATAGCTTCCACATGGGATTCTTGGTTTGGAGCTGTTTGGAATTTAGCCTTACTTCTTCTGgttctttttgttatttctgtGGGAAGCACAATTCTAGAAATACCTGAAACATGCGATTCTGCTTCAGAGACTTCTTCTTCAGTATGAGACTCCTTTACTGgagttattttcagctttttccttACACTGGAAACTGGGGTGCCTGCAACTAAGATCTGTCTTCTCCTAGTTACCCTTACAATGGGATCCTGAGCCTCAGACACAGAAGAACAGTTTGACTCTGCTTCAGAGATCTCTCCATCAGTAGAAGGTTTGTTCATTTCTGGTAATGAGCCTGTAGTTTCGTTCTTCCTCTTCCTGGTTTTAGAAGCTGGACTTTGTTCCCTAGTGATCTGAAATTCAGTAGTACTTGGGTCGTCAGATTGAGATTCCTTCCTGTCTTTTGGATGAGCTTGAATTCTTGTGGCAGCAGAATTCTGTAAGCCAGTGAAAATACATTGTAATTTAGGTAGGGCTGGGACAAGGGTAAAGTGAATGAGGCACTCCCCTCAAAAGCAAATTTTAAGAGGGCACTAAAATACTCAGTAAACAACATTAATGCAAAACAATACAACAGCCATCATCacccacaattaaaaaaaaaatcaatacttcaATACTGGATCTGATTGTTCATTTGCAGGCCCTGGTTCACCAGCGTCACCTAAGTCCTGGATCTGACTTTAGGGAACAAAAtgaataactgaaaaagaaaattttctccaCTCAAAATCACATATGCTAGGTGGACCTACATTCCGAAACACATACAGGAAAAGACGGAAGAAGCAAAGATGTGTTTAGGAACACACCGATGGACTCGGTCCTGTCCTTACCTTTTCATTCCTAAGTGAATTAATGTTCCGTTCCCTTCATCGCAGCATCAGAGGCAGCGGACGACTAACGCCACTGAATTACTAGGTGGCGTCATCGCAAGCCCTCCCCACGCCAGAAGCAGGCGCTGTCGGGGCACAGCCAGTCTTCCCACGTGAAAATGGTGCCTTCTCCAATCCAACTAATTAGGCTCACGCTTGGTGGCCGAAATTAATCCTCTTTAGCACGGTGTTAGCAGTAATGTTAAAGGGCCTGAGCTGTGCATCTGCATTACGGACCTGAACAGCGCAAAGCAAGTTACCTACTCTATTCCTCGCCAAGCATTACCTTAAAAGACCCTGGTGAGGTCtgaagaggaagctacaggcttAGCGCGGAGCCTGGTACACAATTGAGCGCAGCCAGTTCCGGCTTTTCTGCCGCTCCTCCCCAGGCTGCGCGAGACCCCTGAACCGCCCACCTCCCTGAGCACCGGTCTGCGAAACAGTGAGGAGAAATGACAGAGCCTTGCGATCTCCTACCTTCTGCCAGGAGCTTTCAACTGACGTAGCTTGGATCCCGGCCTGAGGCCGCGCGGACCTAGTAACAACCATCTTTCAGGCGTGCGGCCGCAGCGGCCTCCTTCTGCTTCCGCGCCCCGGAAGTGCGTCAGAGAAGCGACTCACTCGCGCTTTCCCGCGAGAATGCCGGAACTCGAGAGAGTCTCGTACCGCCTCCGCCCCTCTGACCTAGGCCAAGGCAGTGGCTCCGGGAATCCGCAAGGGCACGGGTGTTAATGGTCACTACAGTGCAGTAGAAGGCAGACCAGCCTTGTGCAGGGAGAGACCTTCCCGCAGTGGCCCGCGGCCCTCGTCCCCCTTACACACGAATGAATTGGAAAATTAGCATCATCTACCCCTCTATGTCCATCCTCTCATTTGTTCAGCAGAGGTCTTAATGTAACCTTGGGTATGGCCGAAGGAGACGTTTGCATTATTtataacatcttaaaaaaaatcatatactttTGTATTACTTGTGAAGTTacctgtaaataaaatttaaagacttGGGTGGGGTAAAAGATACATATGTTAAATGCCCAGGAATTTGGAGACTAGTTAGGAAGCTATTATAATTTAAAGGTGAGGTGATGAGTTGGAATTGGGAATAAGCAGAATAGAAGAAATGTTAAATAGTAAAGGAGAgagataaaaaaaagtttttgcagtgaaaagagaagagaatgacTAGAATCAAGAGAAGCTCCTTCTTTTAGATAAAAGGTGGAGAGCTAGGATATGTTTGAGGGTAATGCAAAGAGATTGAAGAAGTATACAGGCGTTGGAAATGAGAATAAGTGCCTCATCAAATCTTTTCTCCCTTACTTaagaaaaccaatttttttttttcttaaagtcacAAAGTACTGAATTTTCAGTGAGCACACTGCCATTCAGCTAAATAGCTCCTTCCATAGTTTCCCTTACAGCCAGATACGGCTAAGCTTGGGCTAATTACAGATTAAGTGTTGTGTAGTTCTCTAGGAACATCTTAAAAGAGAGGAGGTCCTCCTTGCCTTCTTTAACTTCATTTCACTCTCCGGAAAGTTGTGTTCCCTGGTTTTCAAGCAGCAATCTTGTGCCATGAAGATGAGGGCCATGCTTTAAGGATGGCAGAGCagtgacaaagaaagaaaaaagagtttcTGACAAGTTGTAGAACTGCTATATCAGTTCTAACTAGcctaattttaaagatgttttcacCTGAGAGAAACACCGCTctttttaaaacagttatttGGGGACTTTCTGTTTTCATCCAAGCCTAATCCCAACTAAAGgacggaattaaaaaaaatggagatggaggagTTAGCCACAGAAGAATGCTCCTTCCTTTGAGGCAAGAGGGAAGAGTTGATAACTGAAGCAGAGAGGAGACTGTAAATGCAAGAAATTAAAGtgaagagaagaggaggggatTTGAGGTAGATAACATCAATTTCTGAAGGAAGAAGGTGACTGATATgctcagaagaatgaaaaaagttTAGATTGACTGTTACGGGGAATGTGGTAAGGGGCAAAAAGAAGGAATTTTAGTAGGGCCAAGTAGCAATGAGAGTAGGTAAGAGAAaggacagaagagaaaacaggctAAATTTGAAGAGGAGGTGGAGTGGTGTAGAGGAAGGAAGGTGAAGCAACTGGAAGTGAGTAGTGGAGAGCAAAGCAGTAGAGGACAACAGCATCAACCATAGTAATAGcagagcacttactatatgctgggtactaagtgctttacatgcatttaaTAACCCATTTAATATATATGACAACTTTAACATGAGCAAATgcatgaaaatagaaattaagatCACAGG
Encoded proteins:
- the DNTTIP2 gene encoding deoxynucleotidyltransferase terminal-interacting protein 2; the encoded protein is MVVTRSARPQAGIQATSVESSWQKNSAATRIQAHPKDRKESQSDDPSTTEFQITREQSPASKTRKRKNETTGSLPEMNKPSTDGEISEAESNCSSVSEAQDPIVRVTRRRQILVAGTPVSSVRKKLKITPVKESHTEEEVSEAESHVSGISRIVLPTEITKRTRRSKAKFQTAPNQESHVEAISDAESSCSDISSYSGIATRRTTRSMQRKLQAETENDTEVVPGNEKQIINTPVNLDSDTRRTSSRLLARSLSQINKPDFSNNEIYNDPENDSFFENSEEKLIVQKQRRLNIREEKQDNVSLLKEIIKQNCKSLNEKAKGIIDEGKEINEKNSQLESLSEPQVSSLQQLVSQRHSTPESNKTTSKSSNLDCEAVMKSLAQTFAVVEVDRWNEEGKSSIKTSDWTELGDGGDSDEGECTVTGVSEDTRKERDVDFECNTNLCKLELNTSQDKDDSVLLVLSSDESQQSENSEDEEDTVCFVENSGKKESLNGNSENVSGDNALFVIDTTPGLSADKNFYLDEEEKASEVATEEEREEEEDSEEEPSDGDTSKDNDFSDEDSLLNSTKSKLLKLTSSSIDPGLNIKQLGGLYINFNADKLQLNKRILTQIKEKKKNELLQKAVITPDFEKNYCVPPYSESKYKLQKKRRQERQKTAGDGWFGMKAPELTDELKNDLKALKMRAGMDPKRFYKKNDRDGFPKYFQIGTVVDNPADFYHSRVPKKQRKRTIVEELLADSEFRRYNRRKYSEIMAEKTANAAGKKFRKKKKFRN